In Runella sp. SP2, the genomic window GGGTTTCTCCAATGGCAAACCGCTGCTCGTCGGCCCGTAGTACTTGGGCTTGACGTTCAATGGCAACTTGCTGGTTTTGAATTTGTTTTTCGAGGTTCAGCACTTCGTTGTACGATGCCTGGACGTCGTTGTTGATTTCGCGACGAACTTGCTGGAGTTCGAGGTTATTTTGAGCTTGTTTGATGCGGATAGTTTCGAGTTTACCGCGTTCTTTACGAAATAGCAACGGCATCGAAAAATCAACGTTCAGCTTGTAAAAAGCAGGAAACGGCCCCGTATTGGGTATTTCGAGCCCCGTGATAAAGCGGTGTGTATAGTTGAGCGACGACAGCCCAATGTCGAATTTGGGTTTGAGCATTTCGCGCCCTAAACGCTCGTCAATACGTAATTGCTGGGTTTTAATGTCCAACTTTTGAATTTCGGGATGTTTTTGTCGGGAAATGTCCAATAGTTGTGTAAGCGTATTGCTATCAATGCGTTGGGCAGGACTAAGCTGAGGAACGGCATTGCTGGGTAACTCACGCGGGCCATTGTTGTCGTCCCACAAATAATTTGACAGAATGAGGCGGGCATTTTGAAAATCTACCAAGGCTTGGTCGAGCATAATTCGTCGGTCGAGGAGCGTAACTTGGGCATCGGCGGTATCCACAGCGGGTAAGTCGCCTTGCGCTACGCGTTTTTTGACCAAATCGTACCGTTGTACGGCCAAGTCGTGAAATTCTTGGACGAGGGCGTAGTTTCGGTACGCAAAGTACCACGTCCAGTACTCTTTGGCAGCTGAAAGTATCAATTTATTGACCAACTTAACGCGTTCTACTTCGGCCATGTTCTGAAACAAACGGGCGTTTTGGAGGGTTGCACGGCGTTCGTCGATAACAAATCGCTGCAAGACGGGAACGGTGAAACCTACGTAACTAAGACCGTCGATGGGGGTACGAATATCGGTGCCCAGCACGTCGCCAACGTTCCGTTCAAAACCCGCTTTTACGTCAATTCCTCCCCAATAAAGGGGTACTTTAAGCTGGTTGTCCCAAAAGTTAAAATAGGCTTTGTTATCAAAAAATTTACGGTCAAAATTAGCTTCTAATTTTGGGTCAAAGCCTCCTTTGGCCATCAAGAGCTCAGCTTTGGCTTGGTCAGATAGGTTGTTGGCTTGCCGCAGTACGGGGTGGTTTTTGGTCACCAACTCATAAAAATCGCGGTAAGAAAACACCTTGCTTGTGTCGGTCTGTGCCCATATAGGTGAAAAACCCACGAAGCAAAGTAGAACAACAAATAACTTTATGACGAATTTCATCGATGTACACTTTTTATTTTTTTTCATTCCGACCAAGGACAGTGCCGCCCGTGCGGAAATTTAGCTTTTTGCTTACAGTTTCGTCGGGTTGTGAGCAACCCGACGCACGCTATTGTTGATTTGTGAGCAACCCGACGCACGTAAATTTGCCCCTTGCGAATTTGCCCTTTGCCTCTTTTTATTTTTTCTCCTTCTCTTCCATAGGTAAAATATCGCTGAGGTAGTCAGGCGGGAACCCGTTGAGTTGGCGCCATACTTCCCACCAAATTGGGACGTCTTTGAGCATCACAAAACCATTCACCCCCGAACCAATGCGAAGCTGATCGGGCCATTTGTCGTTTTCGTTACCCTCGTGGTCTGACTTGATAAGGAGACGGTACTCCCCGT contains:
- a CDS encoding TolC family protein, with protein sequence MKFVIKLFVVLLCFVGFSPIWAQTDTSKVFSYRDFYELVTKNHPVLRQANNLSDQAKAELLMAKGGFDPKLEANFDRKFFDNKAYFNFWDNQLKVPLYWGGIDVKAGFERNVGDVLGTDIRTPIDGLSYVGFTVPVLQRFVIDERRATLQNARLFQNMAEVERVKLVNKLILSAAKEYWTWYFAYRNYALVQEFHDLAVQRYDLVKKRVAQGDLPAVDTADAQVTLLDRRIMLDQALVDFQNARLILSNYLWDDNNGPRELPSNAVPQLSPAQRIDSNTLTQLLDISRQKHPEIQKLDIKTQQLRIDERLGREMLKPKFDIGLSSLNYTHRFITGLEIPNTGPFPAFYKLNVDFSMPLLFRKERGKLETIRIKQAQNNLELQQVRREINNDVQASYNEVLNLEKQIQNQQVAIERQAQVLRADEQRFAIGETQLLQLNMRESKLNELKVKLESMKSKYEKAKATLLFSAGLSEW